One Bos javanicus breed banteng chromosome 9, ARS-OSU_banteng_1.0, whole genome shotgun sequence DNA window includes the following coding sequences:
- the LYRM2 gene encoding LYR motif-containing protein 2, giving the protein MATSRLPPATLTLKQFMRRQQVLLLYRRILQAIRQVPNDSDRKYLKDWAREEFKRNKSATEEDTIRMMITQGNMQLKELEKTLALARS; this is encoded by the exons ATGGCCACTTCCCGCTTGCCCCCAGCAACACTAACGCTCAAGCAG TTCATGAGAAGGCAGCAAGTTCTCCTCCTCTACAGAAGGATTTTGCAGGCAATTCGGCAAGTTCCAAATGATTCTGATCGCAAATACCTGAAGGACTGGGCAAGAGAagaattcaaaagaaacaaaagtgccACGGAAGAG GATACAATCCGGATGATGATTACTCAAGGCAATATGCAGCTCAAAGAGTTAGAAAAAACACTTGCTTTGGCCAGATCTTAA